The Paramisgurnus dabryanus chromosome 1, PD_genome_1.1, whole genome shotgun sequence genome includes a window with the following:
- the ppm1bb gene encoding protein phosphatase 1bb isoform X2 has protein sequence MGAFLDKPKTEKHNAHGAGNGLLYGLSSMQGWRVEMEDAHTAVVGLPHSLDDWSFFAVYDGHAGSRVANYCSKHLLDHIITNSEDFRSGADSVESVKSGIRSGFLKIDEYMRSFADLRNGLDRSGSTAVGVLVSPEHLYFMNCGDSRAVLSRAGQVRFFTQDHKPCNPREKERIQNAGGSVMIQRVNGSLAVSRALGDYDYKCVDGKGPTEQLVSPEPDVFEIPRVSDEDEFVVLACDGIWDVMSNEELCDFVRSRLEVCDDLEKVCNSVVDTCLHKGSRDNMSVVLVCFPNAPKVSDEAVKREAELDKSLEARVEEMMEKAGEDGVPDLSHIMHNLRPETIPNLPPGGGLASKRSVIEAVYNRLNPHREEDGSGGDLDDPW, from the exons ATGGGGGCCTTCTTGGACAAGCCGAAGACGGAAAAACACAATGCTCACGGGGCGGGTAACGGTCTGCTTTACGGCCTGAGCAGCATGCAGGGATGGCGGGTTGAGATGGAGGATGCGCACACAGCTGTGGTGGGTCTTCCCCACAGCCTGGACGACTGGTCGTTCTTCGCCGTGTACGATGGTCACGCCGGCTCCCGCGTGGCCAACTATTGCTCCAAACACCTTTTGGATCACATCATAACCAACAGTGAAGATTTCCGTTCAGGCGCAGACTCCGTAGAGAGTGTTAAAAGCGGCATTCGCTCTGGCTTCCTGAAGATCGACGAGTATATGCGCAGTTTCGCCGACCTGCGCAACGGCTTGGACCGTAGCGGATCCACCGCAGTCGGCGTGCTGGTGTCACCCGAGCACCTCTACTTCATGAACTGCGGCGACTCCCGCGCCGTGCTCAGTCGTGCCGGGCAGGTCCGTTTCTTTACTCAAGATCACAAGCCCTGTAACCCACGTGAAAAAGAGCGCATTCAGAACGCGGGAGGTTCTGTAATGATCCAAAGGGTGAATGGTTCTCTGGCTGTGTCCCGGGCTCTGGGGGACTATGACTACAAGTGCGTGGATGGGAAGGGTCCTACTGAACAGCTGGTATCTCCGGAACCGGATGTGTTTGAGATCCCCCGCGTTTCAGATGAGGATGAGTTTGTGGTGCTCGCTTGCGATGGCATCTGGGATGTGATGAGCAACGAGGAGCTATGTGATTTTGTGCGGTCTCGATTAGAGGTGTGCGATGATTTGGAGAAGGTCTGCAACTCTGTAGTGGACACTTGTTTACATAAG GGAAGCCGTGACAACATGAGTGTTGTTCTAGTTTGTTTCCCCAATGCGCCAAAGGTATCGGATGAGGCTGTAAAGAGAGAGGCAGAGTTGGACAAGTCCCTGGAGGCTCGAGTGGAAG AAATGATGGAGAAGGCCGGGGAGGATGGCGTCCCGGATCTAAGCCACATCATGCACAACCTCCGTCCCGAGACCATCCCCAACTTGCCACCAGGAGGGGGTCTTGCTAGCAA ACGTAGTGTAATTGAGGCGGTTTACAACAGGTTAAACCCACATAGAGAAGAAGATGGG